The Mycolicibacterium hassiacum DSM 44199 genome includes a window with the following:
- a CDS encoding AMP-binding protein encodes MTSRQPIGPYSPDQIDDFYATGQWKEVNLTDLLRLRAETHGKKVFVTDGVRSMTFAEVFAASQRLALGLHRRGLRAGDRVAVQLPNWAEFVVVTAALARIGAVMVPIMPIYRREEVGHVVVDAGIRMAFAPVGFGKFDYLPMYEDIRRDSPTLTDIVAVRAAEHEHAGLADRDILVLDALLPDAQPAQVDAEIDFRADPDELFVIVYTSGTTSAPKGCMHTFNTYAAGARALTEAFGHTENDVQFGPSPITHTTGLVTSLLLPLLVGAATHLMPSWDPKRAVEEIERYRCTAAVTATTFLQTLIAAAEEIPDADLSSLRVWTCAGSPIPAAVVQNAKKKLPGTTILSLYGRSENLCTTTCTITDDPRRAVTSDGAALPGAEVKIVGPDGLEVPRGTEGDIAYRGPSHMLGYLNNPAETAKLYTPDGFSRSGDLGVMDQDGYVRVTGRIKDIVIRGGMNISAREIEDRLAAHPDLTAVAVVGMPDERLGEKVCCFVVPREGRRAPTVEDLREFLVGQGVAIQKTPERVIAVEALPMTATGKVQKHILRDRVRAELAATGRSYR; translated from the coding sequence GTGACGAGCAGGCAACCGATCGGGCCGTACAGCCCGGACCAGATCGACGACTTCTACGCCACCGGGCAGTGGAAGGAGGTGAACCTCACCGACCTGCTGCGGCTGCGCGCCGAGACGCACGGCAAGAAGGTCTTCGTCACCGACGGCGTGCGGTCGATGACCTTCGCCGAGGTGTTCGCGGCGTCGCAGCGGCTCGCGCTCGGCCTGCACCGACGTGGGCTGCGCGCCGGTGACCGGGTGGCCGTGCAGTTGCCGAACTGGGCGGAGTTCGTCGTGGTCACCGCGGCGCTGGCGCGGATCGGCGCGGTGATGGTGCCGATCATGCCCATTTACCGGCGCGAGGAGGTCGGCCACGTGGTGGTCGACGCCGGGATCCGGATGGCCTTCGCTCCGGTCGGATTCGGCAAATTCGACTACCTCCCGATGTACGAGGACATCCGGCGTGATTCGCCGACGCTGACCGACATCGTGGCGGTCCGGGCAGCGGAGCACGAACATGCCGGCCTCGCCGACCGGGACATCCTCGTGCTCGACGCGTTGCTCCCGGATGCACAACCCGCGCAGGTCGACGCCGAGATCGACTTCCGGGCCGACCCCGACGAGTTGTTCGTGATCGTCTACACCTCGGGCACCACCTCGGCGCCGAAGGGGTGCATGCACACCTTCAACACCTACGCCGCCGGGGCCCGGGCGCTGACGGAGGCATTCGGCCACACCGAGAACGACGTACAGTTCGGGCCGTCGCCGATCACCCATACCACCGGTCTGGTGACCAGCCTGCTGCTTCCCTTGCTCGTCGGCGCGGCGACACATCTCATGCCGTCCTGGGATCCGAAACGGGCGGTCGAGGAGATCGAGCGGTACCGGTGCACGGCCGCAGTCACCGCGACCACGTTCCTGCAGACGCTGATCGCCGCGGCCGAGGAGATCCCGGACGCCGATCTGTCCTCGCTGCGGGTATGGACCTGCGCCGGGTCGCCCATTCCGGCCGCGGTTGTGCAGAACGCCAAGAAGAAGTTGCCGGGCACCACGATCCTGTCGCTGTACGGCCGCAGCGAGAACCTCTGCACCACCACCTGCACGATCACCGACGACCCGCGCCGGGCGGTCACCAGCGACGGCGCGGCGTTGCCGGGTGCCGAGGTGAAAATCGTCGGTCCCGACGGGCTGGAGGTGCCCCGGGGCACCGAGGGCGACATCGCCTATCGCGGCCCATCGCACATGCTCGGCTACCTGAACAACCCGGCCGAAACCGCGAAGCTGTACACCCCCGACGGCTTCTCCCGATCCGGTGATCTCGGGGTGATGGACCAGGACGGATACGTCAGGGTCACCGGGCGGATCAAGGACATCGTGATTCGCGGCGGCATGAACATCAGTGCTCGCGAGATCGAGGACCGGCTGGCCGCGCACCCGGATCTGACGGCGGTCGCCGTGGTGGGGATGCCGGACGAACGGCTGGGGGAGAAGGTCTGCTGTTTCGTGGTGCCCCGGGAGGGCCGTCGCGCACCGACGGTGGAGGATCTGCGGGAATTCCTGGTCGGACAGGGGGTGGCGATCCAGAAGACCCCGGAGCGGGTGATCGCCGTCGAGGCGCTGCCGATGACTGCCACCGGCAAGGTGCAGAAGCACATCCTGCGCGACCGGGTGCGCGCGGAACTGGCCGCCACCGGGAGGAGCTATCGGTGA